In a single window of the Magnolia sinica isolate HGM2019 chromosome 7, MsV1, whole genome shotgun sequence genome:
- the LOC131251137 gene encoding ABSCISIC ACID-INSENSITIVE 5-like protein 2 gives MGTQTMGSQGGGQQSQYQSLARQSSLYSLTLDEVQNHLGDLGKPLSSMNLDELLKNVWSVETNQALTIDTEDGTPASQFASVSGLQRQGSLTLTQAMSKKTVDEVWRDIQQGKKKNSEMRRVQERQPTLGEMTLEDFLVRAGIVAGDLENRKVVEGDLQNLEGICNVGSVAGVDPMVGGQNFTQQAHWLQYQQQSMMGGYMPGHPVAQPLGAGGSPLLDVGYPENQMGMSSPAMGTLSDTQTPGRKRNAPGEVVEKTVERRQKRMIKNRESAARSRARKQAYTNELEIKVSRLEEENERLRKLKELDRILYSAPFPEPKYRLRRTSSAPL, from the exons ATGGGAACTCAGACAATGGGGTCTCAAGGTGGGGGGCAACAGTCTCAGTATCAGTCGCTGGCTCGACAAAGCTCTTTGTATAGCCTCACGCTTGATGAAGTCCAAAACCATTTAGGAGACTTAGGAAAACCTCTGAGTAGTATGAATCTTGACGAGCTTCTCAAGAATGTCTGGTCGGTTGAAACTAACCAAGCCTTGACGATAGACACTGAGGATGGCACCCCCGCTAGCCAATTTGCTTCTGTATCTGGTCTGCAGCGGCAGGGGAGCTTGACATTGACCCAAGCCATGAGCAAGAAGACTGTTGATGAGGTGTGGAGAGATATTCaacaggggaagaagaagaacagtgAAATGAGAAGAGTTCAGGAAAGGCAACCTACCCTGGGAGAAATGACGTTGGAGGATTTCTTGGTGAGGGCAGGTATTGTTGCTGGAGATTTGGAGAACAGAAAGGTGGTCGAGGGAGATTTGCAGAATCTTGAAGGGATTTGCAATGTGGGTTCTGTGGCAGGTGTTGATCCGATGGTGGGTGGCCAGAACTTCACACAGCAAGCTCATTGGTTGCAGTATCAGCAACAAAGCATGATGGGTGGTTATATGCCAGGCCATCCTGTGGCGCAGCCTTTGGGTGCAGGTGGGAGTCCTCTTTTGGATGTCGGATATCCAGAAAATCAAATGGGCATGTCATCACCGGCGATGGGAACTCTGTCGGATACGCAGACTCCAGGACGGAAACGTAATGCTCCAGGAGAGGTGGTTGAGAAGACTGTCGAGAGGAGGCAGAAGAGAATGATCAAGAATAGAGAGTCGGCGGCGCGGTCACGGGCCAGGAAGCAG GCTTACACAAATGAGCTGGAGATCAAGGTTTCCCGTCTGGAAGAAGAGAATGAAAGGCTCAGGAAGCTGAAG